A portion of the uncultured Draconibacterium sp. genome contains these proteins:
- a CDS encoding phosphoglycerate mutase family protein has product MKTLIQLIFFLGIAVCGQQTLAQEVILIRHAEVKLERHGWMGAKKASAVRDEYDTAPISQFNADTVLSKIPQRITDTIYISGLSRSIATGLKLFGDSATIVSLDDLNEFEMHMIWLPLFLPYKIWTSISRTMWLMGLEKPGTESFQEARERVDAVCSFIEQKAEQNEQAILVTHGFINRNIARELQKRGWRVIQNNGKENLGATILRK; this is encoded by the coding sequence TTGAAGACACTTATCCAACTCATATTTTTTCTTGGAATCGCTGTATGCGGTCAGCAAACATTGGCACAGGAAGTGATTCTGATTCGGCATGCCGAGGTAAAGCTGGAGCGCCATGGTTGGATGGGAGCAAAAAAAGCATCGGCCGTGCGCGATGAATACGATACGGCTCCAATCAGCCAGTTTAATGCCGACACAGTTCTCAGCAAAATTCCTCAGCGAATTACCGACACCATTTATATTAGTGGATTATCACGATCGATTGCAACGGGGTTGAAACTTTTTGGCGATTCGGCAACAATTGTTTCGCTCGACGATCTCAACGAATTTGAAATGCACATGATTTGGCTGCCATTGTTTTTGCCTTATAAAATCTGGACATCGATATCGCGAACAATGTGGCTAATGGGGTTGGAAAAACCGGGAACCGAATCATTCCAGGAGGCACGCGAGCGGGTTGATGCAGTTTGCTCTTTTATTGAACAGAAAGCGGAACAAAACGAGCAGGCAATTTTAGTAACTCATGGTTTTATAAACCGAAATATTGCCCGCGAATTGCAAAAGCGAGGCTGGCGTGTGATACAAAATAATGGTAAAGAAAACCTGGGAGCCACCATTTTAAGAAAATAA